GTGCCGCCCTGACCGATATCGCCGCGCACCATCGCCCGGCCGATCTTCGTCTCGACTTCGTGCGCGATGTAGCGGCGCAACGGCCGCGCACCGTAGACCGGATCGAATCCGTGCTGGGCAATGAGCCTGCGCGCCTCCGGGGTGATGTCGAGCCTGATCTGCCGTTCCGCCAGGCGATGTCGGAGTTCTTCGAGTTGCAGCTCGACGATATGCTCGATCTGTGGCAGCGTCAGCGGCGTAAACAGCACGATGTCGTCGACGCGGTTGAGGAACTCGGGGCGGAAGTGTCCCCGCAGCTCGGCGAGCATCCGATCCCGTGCGTCCGGCTTGATTTCGCCGTGGGCGGTGACACCGTCGAGTAGATGGTGGGAGCCGATATTCGAGGTCATGATGACCACGGTGTTACGGAAATCGACCTGTCGGCCTTGCGAATCGGTGATCCGACCGTCGTCGAGCACCTGCAACAGAGTATTGAACACGTCGGCGTGCGCCTTCTCGATCTCGTCGAACAGCACCACCGAGTACGGCTTACGACGCACCGCCTCGGTAAGCTGCCCGCCCTCGTCATAGCCGACGTAGCCGGGTGGCGCACCGATCAACCTGCTGACCGTATGCCGCTCCTGGTACTCGCTCATGTCCAGGCGCACCATATTGTCTTCGCTGTCGAAAAGCGCCGCGGCCAGGGTCTTCGCGAGTTCCGTCTTGCCGACACCGGTGGGTCCGAGGAAGATGAACGATCCGATCGGCCTGCGTGGATCGCGGATTCCCGACCGGGCCCGGATCACTGCGTCCGCGACAAGTTGCACCGCCTCTTCCTGCCCGACCACCCGCTCGTGCAGGATTTCATCGAGCCGTAGCAACTTCTCCCGCTCGCCCTCTTGTAGCCGGGCTACCGGGATTCCGGTCCACGCGGCGACGATTTCGGCGATCTCGTCCTCGGTGACAACCTCGCGTAGCAGCGGCTGCTTGCCCTGCTTGGCCCGCAATTGTTCCTCTGCCGCTTGCAGATTGCGTTCCAGCTTGGTGATCTCGCCGTAGCGCAACTCGGCCGCGCGATTGAGATCGTAATTGCGTTCGGCCTCTTCGGCTTCGTGGCGCAGCTGCTCGAGTTGTCCACGCAATTCCTGTACTCGCCGGATCGCCTGCCGTTCGGCCTCCCATTGGGCGTGCCTCGAGTCGGCCTCGGCCCGCAGATCGGCAAGTTCCTTTCGGAGCTCCTCGAGACGAGCCTTGCTTGCCGCGTCCGTCTCCTTGGACAGTGCCGCCTCTTCGATTTCCAGCCGGGTCACCTTCCTGGTGAGTTCATCGAGTTCTGCTGGCATCGAGTCGATTTCGGTGCGCAGCCGAGCACACGCCTCATCGACCAGGTCGATGGCTTTGTCCGGCAGGAAGCGGTCGGTGATGTAGCGATGCGACAGGGTCACGGCCGCCACCAGCGCACCGTCCTGGATCTTCACGCCGTGGAAGACCTCGAGGCGTTCGCGCAGGCCGCGCAGGATGGACACCGCGTCCTCCACGCTGGGCTCGTCCACCAGCACAGTCTGGAATCGACGTTCCAGTGCCGCATCGGATTCGATGTGCTTGCGATACTCGTCCAGGGTGGTGGCGCCGATCATGTGCAGCTCGCCGCGGGCGAGCATCGGCTTGAGCATATTGCCCGCGTCGAGGGATCCCTCACCGCCGACCGATCCCGCGCCGACCACGGTATGTAGCTCGTCGACGAAGAGCAAGATGCGACCCTCGGCCGCCTTCACCTCCGACAGCACGGCTTGCAGGCGCTCCTCGAACTCGCCTCGATATTTCGCCCCCGCGACCAGCGAACCCATATCGAGGGAGAAGATCGTCTTGTCGCGCAGGCCTTCTGGCACATCGCCACGGACGATGCGCTGGGCCAGGCCCTCCACGATCGCGGTCTTGCCGACGCCGGGATCACCGATCAATACCGGATTGTTCTTGGTCTTCCTGCTCAAAATCTGTGTCACCCTCCGGATCTCGGCGTCTCGGCCGATGACCGGGTCCAGCTTGCCCGCCCTGGCTTCGGCGACGAGGTCGCGGCCATATTTCTCCAGTGCCTCGTAAGCGCCCTCCGGGGTCGCCGAGGTCACCCGCTGATTGCCACGAACCGTGGTGAGCGCCTGCAGGAACGACTCTCTGGTGATGCCCTGACCCGCGAGGATCCGACCCGCCACAGTGCCCGACCCCTCTTCGGCCAGCGCCATAACCAGGTGCTCCACCGAAACATAGGAGTCCTTTAGCCGCTTGGCTTCTCGTTCGGCCGATTCGAGCAGCGCCGCCAATCGCCGGGTTACCATCACCTGCCCCGGCGCGGCGCCCGGACCGCTGACCTTGGGCCGGCGGGCCAACTCGCGATTCAGGTCGGCGCGCAACGCGTCGAGATCCGCGCCCGCCTGGTCGAGCAGCCGGGGCACCAGCCCGTCGTGCTGGTCGATCAACGCGAGCAGCAGATGCTCGCCGTCGACCTCGCTGTGCCCCAATCGCGTCGCCGCGTTCTGCGCTTCGCTCAAGGCTTCCCGAGACTTCTCCGTCAACTTGCTGGTGTCCATCGGGACGTCCTCCTTCGACGAGGATCGGCTTCGAGTTCTTGGATTCGGTCCAGCAGATCGAGCACCAACCCGATTGCCGCATAGTTCAATCCGAGCCCGGACCGCAAGCGCTGGATTCGGGCGACAACGGCCACCGCGGACGGTTCGAAGCGAAGTTCGGTACCTTCGTAGGCACCGTCGAGCAGTCCGAGCGCAACCAATCTGCGCACCATGTCCGGATGCAGACCGGACTGCTGTGAAACCTCGTCGAGCCGCAGCCCCGGTCGCCGCACGATCACATATTGCGGTGTGGGCGCGCTCATTGCTCTCTCCTCGGATCGAAGGTCGATTCGGCGGCCAACTGCTCGAACAGCTCCCGTTCCCGCGCGGTCGGTTTCGACGGCACCATGACCTTGACCTCGGCGTACAGGTTGCCGTTGGCGCCGCGGGCATTGGGCATGCCCGCGCCACGCAATCGCAGCTTGCGTCCGGTCGAGGAGCCCGGCGCCACTTTGACTTTCGCCTCGCCGCTCGGAGTCGGAACCGCGACGGTGGCGCCGAGCACCGCCTCCCACGGGGTGACGGCCAGGTCGACGTAGATGTCGCGGCCGACCAACCGGAAGCGCGGATGCGGCTTGATGTGCACGACCAGGTAGAGATCCCCGGCAGGCGCGTCACCACTGCCCCTGCCGCCCTGCCCGGCCAACCGGATCCGCTGGCCGTCGATCACCCCGGCCGGGATGTCAACGTCGTAGCTGCGCCCGTCGAGCCCGAGCTTGCGCTTGCCGCCGCGGTATGCCTCCTCGACAGTCAGCTCCAGGACCGCCTCCTGATCGGCACCTGGAATCGGTCCGTATCCGCCGCCACGGCCACCGAAGATATCGCCGAATATGTCGCCGAAGTCGACGTCGCCGTCGAAACCGCGACCGAAGTGCACGCGGGTCCCGCCACCGAAACCACCTCTGCCGCCGAATCCGCCGGTGGCCGCGCCGACCCGTTCGTCGTAGTCTTCTGGCACCCGCCGAAAGTCCTCACCGAAGCGGTCGTAGCGACTCCTCGTCGACGGATCGGACAGGACCTCGTACGCCTCGCTGACCTCCTTGAACCGATCCTCCGCCGCCGGATCGGAATTCACATCCGGGTGATATCGCCGTGCCAGCTTGCGATATGCCTGCTGAATCTGGTCCTTGCCGGCGTCGCGGGAAACCCCGAGGACCTCGTAGTAGTCGCGCGCCATCGACGCTCACCCCTCGCGTCTGCTGACGATCACGGCCGCCGGACGCAGCTGCCGTCCGTTCTCGCCGTATCCGGGGCGCAGCACCTCGACCACGGTCCCCGGCGGGAAATCGGGCCGGTCGACCACGCTGACCACCTCGTGCATTTCCGGGGAGAACGGCACCCCCACCTCCGAATGCCTCGGATAGCCGAGCTGTTCCAGTACCTGCACCGCCTGGTCCCGGATCGCGCGGACGCCCGCGACGAGTGGGTCCGCCTCGCTGTTCGCGTGCGCCAGCGCCAGTTCCAAGTTGTCCAGCATCGGTAGCCAGGCACCCGCCACCTTCGATCGTTCGGCCGCTCGCTCTCGATCGAGATCCCTGGCGTAGCGCTTGCGTAGGTTGTCCAGATCGGCGGCGGTGCGGCGCCAACGGTCTTCCAACTCGGCGATCTGGGCGTCGGGTTGTTCCGGCGCCGCATCCGGATCGGAGGTGTCGGTGGTCGACTGGTCTGCGGAGGTTTCCATCGGGAATCCCTCAGCTCCGGTCGAACTCGGCGTCGATCACGTCGTCGTCACCGGGTGCGCCAGCGCCTCCACTCGAGCCCGCGCCCGCATAGCTCGATTGTCCGTCGTCGCCGCCGGATTGCGCGGGCTGCAACCCGTACTGCAACTGCTGCAGTTCCGAGGTGAGCGACTGCACCCGATCCAGCGGCGCTTCTTCTTTGACGGCCTGTCTGGCGTCGGCGACCAGCATCTCGGCGCGTGCTCTCTCGTGCGGAGGCGCGCTGTCACCGAGTTCGGCCAGGCGCCGTTCCACCTGGTACGCGGCCGAATCCAACGCGTTGCGGGCATCGACGGCCTTGCGCAGTTCCTCGTCTTCGCGGCGGTGCTGCTCGGCCTCGGCGAGCATCCGGTCGACCTCGCTCTGGTCCAGATTGGACTGCTCGCTGATCGTGATGCTCTGCTCTTTGCCGGTGTCCTTGTCGCGCGCGGTGACATTGAGGATGCCGTTGGCGTCGATGTCGAAGGTGACCTCGACGTGCGCCTGGCCGCGTGGTGCCGGCCGGATGTCCTCCAGCCGGAACCGGCCGAGCACGCGGTTGTCGGAGGCGCGCTCGCGTTCGCCCTGGAGCACTACCACATCGACCGCGGGCTGGTTGTCCTCCGCGGTGGAGAACACCTCGCTGCGCCGGGCAGGGATGGTGGTATTGCGCTCGATGATCTTCGTCATCACCCCGCCCTGGGTCTCCACGCCGAGCGACAGCGGCGTTACGTCCAGCAGCAGCACATCGGAGACCTCGCCCTTGAGCACGCCGGCCTGGACGGCCGCGCCGAGCGCGACGACCTCGTCCGGGTTGACGCTCATGTTCGGGTCCTTGCCGCCGGTCAGCCTGCGCACCAGCGCCTGTACTGCCGGGATGCGGGTGGAACCGCCGACCAGGATCACCTCGTCGATGTCATTGGCGGTGACCTTGGCGTCCTTCATGGCCTGTTCCACCGGGCCGAGGCAGCGCTGCACCAGATCCGCGGTCAGGTCCTCGAACTTCGAGCGCATGATCGTGGTGGTGAGGTGCTTGGGTCCGTTCGCGTCGGCAGTGACGAAGGGCAGGTTCACCTGTGTCTGTGTCACCGAGGACAGCTCGACCTTGGCCTTCTCTGCCGCCTCGAAAAGTCGTTGCAGCGCTTGCGGATCGGCACGTAGGTCGATGTGTTCTTCGCGCTGGAATTCGTCGGCGAGATAGTCGACGATGCGACGGTCGAAGTCGTCGCCACCCAAATGGGAATCGCCCGCGGTGGAGCGGACCTCGACCACGCCGTCACCGACGTCGAGCAGGCTGACATCGAAAGTGCCACCGCCGAGGTCGAATACGAGCACCGTCTCGTGGGTCTGCTTGTCCAATCCGTACGCCAATGCGGCGGCGGTCGGCTCGTTGATGATGCGCAGGACGTCGAGTCCCGCGATCCGGCCTGCGTCCTTGGTGGCATTGCGCTGTGCGTCGTTGAAGTAGGCGGGCACGGTGATCACCGCTTCTTTGACCCGCTCCCCCAGATACTTGCTCGCGTCATCGACCAGCTTCCGCAGCACCAGCGCGCTGATCTCCTCGGGCGCATACATCTTGCCCCGCACATCGAATCGGGCAACGCCGCCTTCGCCCTCGACGACGTCGAAGCTCACCGCCTTGGCTTCCTCCGAAATTTCGTCGAAGTGGCGGCCGATGAATCGTTTCGCCGAATAGATCGTGCCCTTCGGATTCAAAATCGCCTGTCTGCGGGCGAGCTGACCGACAAGTCGCTCACCGCTTTCGGTGAAGGCAACCACCGACGGTGTGGTGCGCGCGCCCTCGGCATTGGCGATCACCACCGGCTCCCCGCCCTGCCAGGTCGCGATGACAGAATTCGTAGTTCCCAGATCGATTCCTACAGCAGTTGCCATATCAATTCCTTCGGATCGGCGCGACCGGCCGGCCGCCGGATATTCGACACCACCAATCCTTCCGACCGCGCCAAAGGCACGACACGGTCCGACAAGGCGAAAAACGCACACCGATTGGTCCTGCCGGAACAGAGGCAATCAACTACGGATCGCGAAGGTGTTGGCGCAGCGATCGACCACGCCGTCGAGCAGTGGGATCGGGTCGACCTGCAACCCTCCGGTGGCGCTGCTCCTCGGCACCGCGGGCACCATGATCACTGCCCGATTTGTTCGATTTGTCCGATACGAGCAGGATTCGGTCAGATCGAATCGAGTTCGCGGGCCGGTTGAGGAGCCAGCTGCCGACGCTCGACATCGATATTGGAGATCGTCAGGATAGGCTACCAGCGCGACGATGACCACCAGGAACAACCCGGTGGTGACGGCCGGTCCGAAACCGAGTCCGCCGTTGTCACGATCCTGCGTCAGCAGGTCGCCCAGGGAGGCGCCGAGCGGCCGGGTGAGCTTCCCCCGCTGAGCGGGAGAGCGAATTACCTGGTTCCGGCTGGTACCGGTTGATGATAGCTGGCTTCGTATTCATCGGGTGATCGCGAGCCGAGTTTCTTTTGGATACGTTGGGTGTTGTACCAGCAGTCGATATAGCCGAACAGTGCGTTTTCGGCGGCTTCGCGGGTGCGCCACGAGTTGCGATAGACCAGTTCGGCCTTCAGGGTGCAGAAGAAGTTCTCCATCAACGCATCGTCTAGCTGTCGCCGACTGATCCCATGAATTGAGCAATCCCGTTGTCGGCCAACTGATTAGCGAAGCGGAACGCCATGTAGGTCGAACCCCTGTCGGAGTGATGAACCAGCTCACCCTCACGCACGTCCCGTGACCAGACGCTCTATTCGAGCGCGCCGGCACCAGGTCGGTGTCACAGCGATCCGACGTCTTCCACCCGACGATTCGGCCCACGCGCGACACGCCGATCGGTGTAACATCAAGGATCGACGGCCGCAGCATCGCATCGGCACGTGGGACACCAAGGATCTAAGCAGGTCACGGGCTCGCGGTAGACAGACGCGATCGGTCAGTATTCGGGATCGGGCACCGAAGCCGTCGCGGTTTCGAGGTCGGCGCGCGACCTCGGCCGCCTAACCCCACGGACTCGATCCACATGAACCAGCAACCGTTGAGTTCACACGTCGATGACTCGCTCGCCCGCACCCAATTGTCGTCGATGCACGCCCTGTGCGCCCTGTCGATGATGCTCTTCGCCGAACATCAGGGCCTGGACATCCTGCGGATCGCCGCGGAGGCGGTGCCCTCGCTCGGGTGCTGCCGCACGCTGGCGAGCTATCACACCGTCAACGGCGAATTTCTGCCCTACCCGCCGCTACCTGTGCGGCCCGACCTCGACACCCAGATCCGCGCGCAGGACGGTGCAGGCAAAGTCGACCTGTCCGACAGCCAGTGGGGCTGGGCGTTCACCCTGTCGAGCGTGACCGGAACACGCGGCTCGCTGCTTGTCGCTGCCGACCACGAACCCCGGCCGGACGAGATCTTCCTACTCACCGTGCTGGCTCAGCTGACCGGTGCGGCGCTGGCGAATGCCGCACTGCGCGAACGGTCGGTCGCCCACGCCATCCAATTGACCGAGACCAACCAGCACCTATCCGCCAGTGTGGTCCGACTGGAGAGCCAGATGCGGGTACACGAAGTGCTCGCCGGCGCCGCGGCCTACGGCGGCGGGGAGCACGGGATCGCGGACGCCCTCGCTCAGCTGTCCGGGCTACCCGTAGCGATAGAAGACCCCTTCGGCAACTTGAGGGCCTGGTCCGGGCCGGATCTGCCGGACCGTTACCCGAAACCCTCACCGCAGCAACGTGAGCAATTGCTGCACCGCCTCGCCACAGCCAACGCACCTCTGCGCGTCTGCGACCGGGTAATCATCCTGGTGAAACCGCGCGCCGAAATCCTCGGCACACTCGCGCTGGTCGACCCCGACCATCGGGTGACCGACGAGCACCTCTTCGCCCTCAGCTACGGCAGTACCGTTCTCGCGCTCGAACTCTCGCATCAACGCAACGTCGCCGAGATCGAGCTGCGCCTGCGCCGCGACCTGGTCGACGATCTGCTGTCCGGTACCGACAACGACAACGACAGCGCCTTCGCCAGAGCCGAGGCATTGGGACACGACCTACACGGTCAGCACTACCTCGTCCTGGTACACAGCACCGACAGCGCGGTCGCCGAGGCGGTAGGCCGCGCTGCGACCGCGCTGGACCTGCACTACATTCCGGGACGCCACGCCGGGATGGTGGTGCTGATCACCGACCGCAGACCCGATCCGGTCGCCCTGCACCACGCGATCCGCGAACACCTCGACACGACACCGGTGGCCATCGGCATCAGCGGCCGCTGCGACCAGCCGAGCCATTTCGCTGGTGCCTTCACCGACGCGCACCGCGCCATCAATATCCGGCTGCGATCCCGAATACCCGACGGCGCAACCGCATTCGACGAACTCGGGTTCTACCGCCTGATCGACACCGCCCATACCGACGGCCAGATCGAAGCATTCATGCGTGAATGGCTGGGCGCGCTCCTCGACTATGACCGAACCCGCAACACCGACCTCGTCCACACCTTGAGCCAATACCTCGAATGTGGCGGCAACTACAACGATTCAGCCGCCGCACTGCACATCCACCGCAGCACCCTGCGCTATCGCCTCGGGCGCATCCGGGAACTCACCGGCTTCAACCTGCGCGACGTCAACACCCGCTTCAACCTGCAAGCCGCGACCCGCGTCTGGCAATTCCTTTCCGCCGTACACCTCCCAGGCGAGACCTGATATCAGCGCTGCAGACTCGGAGTCGACCTGTGGGATGGCCTGGCCGATCGCCGAACGAACCGGCCGTGGGACGAGAACACCACGGGTCGCCTCCACCACGAAAGGCGCTACACGCTGATTGGACCGATGCAGGCAGGTGTCGGTGTGAGGGCGCCGTCCATGACTTCGGTCCACCACTGCTCGAGACCGCTGGGGGCGGGCCAGTAGACGACGGGGACGCCGAGATCGGCCGGGTCTGTCGCAGTCGCCGGGGCGAGCCGTGCGGGATCGGTGCGGGTAGTGCGGGTCCGGGCGCTGTGGTCAGCGGGCGAGGTAGTCGTAGTCGTCATCATCATGTGGGGTGATCCAGGCTTGGTCGATACGGTCGGTGAGGTCGGCAGGCTCGATCGCTGCGCGCAGGGCCTCGGCGAGTGGGGGCAGCGTGGTGGTGTCAAGGCCGATGTCGAGGTCGCTGTCGCGGAGGGGAACGTTCTGGCCGGCGCGGTCGAAGTCGCTGCCTGCGGGGGTGGTGGTCCAGGTGGCGGTCACGGCGGGGCGGCACGCCGTGCCCGCCTGCTGTGCCACGACAGTGGCTGTGCACGCGCCGGACGGGGTGTCCTGGCGTCCGGGTGCCGGTGTGCAGGAACCAGGCCCGGCCGCCGGCCCGTATATCGCGAAAACACTTCTGCGCGAGAACGGTTTCGTGTGGTCTTCGTTGTCTTCGACGGGCATCACCTCGCTCTCACTCGTCATCGGGTACCGCACCGAGGCTCTCAGCGCCGGGGGCGGGCCGCGCTGGCGCGCCGGCCCGACGCCCGGTCGGCGTCCGTGCAGCCGGGCGGTCCGCCCTCCCGGGCGCCGCGCGCCCGGCCGTGGCCAGGGTGCGCGAGGTCCGCGCGGTGGCGGGGACCTCCACCGATCCCGGGCTTCGCGCAAGACCTGGTCGATTTCGGCGAACAGCTCCTCGAGATCGGCGTCCAACACCAGCAGCCGGGCATCCAGGCCCGACAGCTCGCCGGCCTCGGTCGCAGCGTGACCGGTCGCGCACCTCATCGCGGGCACATCACAGGACTCCCGTGAGGCCGCCGGGTCAGGCGTTGATGGCCTCGCGTTCGTCGTGGCGGCTGATCTCGATCTTGCGGGGCTTGGCCTTCTCCGCGACCGGGATCACCAGGCGCAGCACCCCGTCTCGGTAGTCGGCGCGGATCGCGTCGGTGTCGAGGTTCTCCCCCAGGAACAACTGGCGGCTGAACACCCCACGGGTGCGCTCCGCGGCGATCATCGACCGCTCGGGGTCCAGTTCCGGGCGCGAGGCCCGCACAGTCACCACGTTGCGTTCGATATCTAGATCCAGCGAGTCCGGGTCGATGCCGGGCAGGTCGAGTTCGACGAAGAACTCGTCTCCCTCGCGCCAGGCGTCCATCGGCATCACCGCCGGACGGGCCGGCGTGCCGAACACCTGCTGTGTCAAACGATCCAGATCCCGGAACGGATCGGTGCGCATCAGCATGGTCGCCACCTCCTACTCACTCCATTCTCGATCGAAGGGAACTCAGATAACTTGTGCCATCTGACATAGCATCGCCGCCCTGACCGCGCAAGGAGTCAACCTCGCCGCGATCGCCCGCATCCTCGACCTCGAAGACGCCAACACCGAACTGCGCCACACCAACGCCGCGCTCACCGCCGAACGCGACCGACTACACCACAACCCGCAGTGACACTGGGCGCGCGGCCGGGCGGGAACCGATCCGCCGCCCCGCGTCGGCCGGGGTGGCCTCTACCGCCTGCTCCAGCATGTCGATCGCCCGGACGCCTGTCCCAAACGGTTCACGCCAGATACCTCCACCACCAGCCGATCTCAACGTCGGCTATCACAGCCTCTCGTCGAGACCCTCCCGCCACACCCCGATCCCTCGGCAGCCACGTCCCAACCGTGGGGGACCAAAACGCGGGGAAAGCCCGGGAAATTCTCGAGCAAACAGGTCAGGCCCTGTTGAGAACTCCTCGACCTGCAAGTACGAGCCCGGGCCGAGCAACAGGGCACCGCCTGGCGGCAGCGGTATCCCGTGCGTTCCGGAATCGAGGGCCCCGTCTGTGAATTCGCGCGCGGGCACGGCATGATGCAATGTCGCTATTGCGGCCAGCACAAGGCCCACGTCCAGATCACCAACAGAGTCAAGCTGAGGCGCGACTCTCCCACCCGTTGGCACACTGAGCCGTGAAACGAGAAAAAGGTCCGTTACAAATAACGGCCCTGACCTGCGTAAATGAGTGGAGCTAAGGCGACTCGAACCCCCGACCCCCACACTGCCAGTGTCGCCGAGGCTGCCCAACGGGTGTCGCCCCATCCCTCCCGTCCAGTTCACGGGCCTGATCAGTCCGGCTCGTACTGCCTCGTACAGCCGAGATCTGCATTTCTTGGCACGCTGTCGGCACACTGAAAGCTGCCGATGACCTGCGAGGACACCGGATCCGGCACGTCGTTCAGGCGTGGGATTTTCGCGGCGAGGACCTGTGCGACAGCGCTGGTGGTCCGGTCGAGATGAATGCATTCAGGGCTTCCACCAGTCCATGCCGTTGCGTTGCGGGCATGTTCTGGACGACACTCGCGATTTCGCTGCGGCGGCGGCATACCCACGGTGCCTCGGTCGTCAGGTTCGCCTTCACCGAATTGTTGGGTTCAAGCTGCTGCCCCGGTTGAAGAACATCGGCTCGATCCGCCTGTATCGGCCCGACGACGCGGGCGTCTACGGTGAGCTGGGACCGGTGCTGACCCGCCCGATCCGGTGGGAATTGATAGCCCATCAGTACGACCAGATGGTGAAATATGCCACCGCGCTGCGCCTGGGCACCGCCGAATCGGAGTCGATCCTGCGGCGGTTTACCCGCGGCGGCCCGAAACACCCCACCTACCAGGCCCTGGAGGAGTTGGGGCGGGCAGTACGCACGATCTTCGCCTGCGACTACTTGGCGTCGGAAGAACTCAGGAGAGAGATCAACAGCGGGTTGCAGGTGGTGGAGAACTGGAACTCCGCCAACACGGTTGTGTTCTACGGCAAGGATTCCCAGCTCACCGGTGCTGACCGCGAACACGCCGAGGTATCGATGCTCGCTTTACACCTGCTGCAATCGGCGATGGTGCACATCAATACCCTGCTTCTGCAAACCGTCCTGGAAGACCCCCAGTTCCACGACCTGGTCGGCGACAATGAACGCCGCGCAATGAGCCCACTGTTCTGGTCCAACATGCGGCAGCCCCGCTGGGTGAGTGCTTCCGGGTGGCGGTCAAGCGGTGCTTATGATTCGGCTTTCCGAAGGTCGGGTGGCTCACAGCCCAGCCGGCGGTATTGATGATCGCCGACTTGACGCGTGCAGCCGCCCGGCCGCGTAGGGCTCCCGGTTTCGCTCGCGCGTCACCGTCGACCAGCTGGAAGAGCCCATCGTTGCGGCCGAGGCTGATGTGGTTGCCGATATAGGAGAAGGTGGTTGGCGCGACTTTGCGGCCGGTCAGGTCCCCGATGATTGCAGCCGTCGCCGCCTTGCTGGTGGGTCCCGCCGAAGCACACGACATCGGGTACGGCAGGCCGTTGTCGCCGATGACAAAGACGCTGTCACCGGCGGCGTAGACGTTCGGGTGTGAGACCGACCGCATCTGCTGGTCGACCGTGATCTGTCCGTTGGGTTCCACCAGCAGGCCGCTGGTGGCAGCGATCGGGTGGACGGCGAAGCCTGCGGCCCACACGGTCGCGTCGGCGGTGAACGCGGTGCCGTCGGCGGCGGTCGCCGCAGCCTTCTCGACGCGCTCGATGGCGGTGTGCTCATGGACCGTGATATCGAACCGGTCGAAGGCGCGCCGCATGTGACGGCGGGCCTTAGCGCCCAGCGAGGCGCCGAGTTCGCCGCGGGTGACGAGGCTGACCCGAAGCCCTGGACGGGATTCAGCGAGCTCGGTGGCCGCCTCGATCGCGGTCAGATTGCCGCCGACCACCAGCACCTTCCCGCCCTCGCCCAGCTCGTCCAGGCGTGCGCGCAGGCGCAGCGCGGCCGGCCGCGCCGCCACATGGTAGGCGTGCTCGCCGACGCCGGGAACGCCATGGTCTGCGATGGTGCTGCCGAGCGCGTAGAGCAGGGTGTCGTATTCGAGCCGGTCGACACCCTCCCCGTCGACGACTGTGACAGTCCGGTGCTCGGCGTCGACGCTGGTTACCCGCGCCAGTCGGAGCCGAATGCCGGTGCCCGCGAACACCTTCGCCAGCGGCCGGTGGCGGAGATCCTGCCCGGCGGCGAGCTGATGCAGGCGCAGCCGCTCGACGAAATCGGGTTCGGCGTTGACGACGGTGATCTCGAAGTCGTCGGAGTGGAGCTGGCGTGCCAGGAATGTGGCGGAGAAGGCTCCGGCGTATCCGGCCCCGAGAACGACGATGCGGTGCTTCATGGTTGAGACTCCTGTCTGGTTCGCGTGCTTGCTGAACGAGACACCGCCAGTCGCGATTTTCTGACAGCCTCGACCAGTGATATGGATCACTGCCGGAGCCTCATCCGGCCGACGATCTCCATACGGAACCATCGGTGCGCCGATCGCACGGCGAGCCCACAGCCCGAACGAGACTGTGATCTGCTTCACAATATGTCAGGATATTCGTCGATGCGGTGTCTTGTTCTCGACCCACTCGGATTGAAGGAGACATCATGGGCGAGAGCATCGAGGTAGTCGTGGTCG
The DNA window shown above is from Nocardia sp. NBC_01730 and carries:
- a CDS encoding Hsp20/alpha crystallin family protein, with translation MLMRTDPFRDLDRLTQQVFGTPARPAVMPMDAWREGDEFFVELDLPGIDPDSLDLDIERNVVTVRASRPELDPERSMIAAERTRGVFSRQLFLGENLDTDAIRADYRDGVLRLVIPVAEKAKPRKIEISRHDEREAINA
- a CDS encoding PucR family transcriptional regulator, with protein sequence MNQQPLSSHVDDSLARTQLSSMHALCALSMMLFAEHQGLDILRIAAEAVPSLGCCRTLASYHTVNGEFLPYPPLPVRPDLDTQIRAQDGAGKVDLSDSQWGWAFTLSSVTGTRGSLLVAADHEPRPDEIFLLTVLAQLTGAALANAALRERSVAHAIQLTETNQHLSASVVRLESQMRVHEVLAGAAAYGGGEHGIADALAQLSGLPVAIEDPFGNLRAWSGPDLPDRYPKPSPQQREQLLHRLATANAPLRVCDRVIILVKPRAEILGTLALVDPDHRVTDEHLFALSYGSTVLALELSHQRNVAEIELRLRRDLVDDLLSGTDNDNDSAFARAEALGHDLHGQHYLVLVHSTDSAVAEAVGRAATALDLHYIPGRHAGMVVLITDRRPDPVALHHAIREHLDTTPVAIGISGRCDQPSHFAGAFTDAHRAINIRLRSRIPDGATAFDELGFYRLIDTAHTDGQIEAFMREWLGALLDYDRTRNTDLVHTLSQYLECGGNYNDSAAALHIHRSTLRYRLGRIRELTGFNLRDVNTRFNLQAATRVWQFLSAVHLPGET
- a CDS encoding NAD(P)/FAD-dependent oxidoreductase produces the protein MKHRIVVLGAGYAGAFSATFLARQLHSDDFEITVVNAEPDFVERLRLHQLAAGQDLRHRPLAKVFAGTGIRLRLARVTSVDAEHRTVTVVDGEGVDRLEYDTLLYALGSTIADHGVPGVGEHAYHVAARPAALRLRARLDELGEGGKVLVVGGNLTAIEAATELAESRPGLRVSLVTRGELGASLGAKARRHMRRAFDRFDITVHEHTAIERVEKAAATAADGTAFTADATVWAAGFAVHPIAATSGLLVEPNGQITVDQQMRSVSHPNVYAAGDSVFVIGDNGLPYPMSCASAGPTSKAATAAIIGDLTGRKVAPTTFSYIGNHISLGRNDGLFQLVDGDARAKPGALRGRAAARVKSAIINTAGWAVSHPTFGKPNHKHRLTATRKHSPSGAAACWTRTVGSLRGVHCRRPGRGTGGLPGRFAEAGY
- a CDS encoding IS3 family transposase, whose amino-acid sequence is MENFFCTLKAELVYRNSWRTREAAENALFGYIDCWYNTQRIQKKLGSRSPDEYEASYHQPVPAGTR